The Niallia alba genome includes a window with the following:
- a CDS encoding sigma-70 family RNA polymerase sigma factor, which produces MILKKLEHFLLNEVEENELDKLLEEIMILYGDELTRLAYTYVKDIETAKDIVQTVFIKCYTHLKTFKGEAKLRTWLYRITINKCKDYVKSAYFRRFTLFKKDDYKSETVTSPEEEVIDQIMQAELKNIILNLSPKYAEVILLYYYEELDINEIADILQISRNTAKTRLRRGRKNLIPFLNKEEFR; this is translated from the coding sequence GTGATATTGAAAAAATTGGAGCATTTCTTATTAAATGAAGTAGAGGAGAATGAATTAGATAAACTGTTAGAAGAGATTATGATTTTGTATGGAGATGAACTGACACGGTTAGCTTATACATATGTAAAGGATATAGAAACAGCAAAAGATATTGTGCAAACTGTTTTTATTAAGTGCTACACCCATTTAAAAACGTTCAAAGGAGAGGCTAAATTAAGAACTTGGCTCTACCGAATAACAATTAATAAATGTAAGGATTATGTGAAAAGTGCTTATTTTAGGCGGTTTACTTTATTTAAGAAAGATGATTATAAGAGTGAGACCGTGACTTCTCCAGAAGAGGAAGTAATTGATCAAATTATGCAAGCGGAACTAAAAAATATAATTTTAAATCTCTCGCCAAAATATGCAGAAGTCATCCTATTATATTATTATGAGGAGCTTGATATTAATGAAATTGCTGATATTCTACAAATCTCCAGAAATACTGCTAAAACGAGATTAAGAAGAGGCAGAAAAAATCTTATCCCATTCCTAAATAAGGAGGAGTTCAGATGA